GATATCACCTGGTTACATTTTGGAagttttcatgaggcttaagtcatcgatagaCACTTAGAGTTATCCTAAAAATTTACTTAGACCACTCaactaaggcctgtacctatcagGGCCCTAACCCACCCGAATTTTGATTCAATCAAGCCTTTTCTGCCTAATAAACAACAGGTATATAGTGTGTGTAACACATTAGCCTGACTTGGCAAAATTAACCAATTAGAAAAAAATACGtgggaaaaaaaaataattatatggtAGAGTTGCTGATTTGACCACTTTtctatttaaatatctatttaataataattttttaattaaaaaggaaaaaaaacaccCCCACGCACCCAGTCGTCATCTTCACGCCCCCTCCTCTCCCCCACAGTTCACACACACACAGAGTAATCGTCTGTCTTCAcagttcacacacacacacacgggAGCAGTAACAATAtactttctagttttgatttttcaATGAGACTCGTCGGAGTCGAAAAACGCACACATCAGAAAAGATTATATCATATTTGAtgttgaattattattcatgtttatgttattcatcATAAGGAAACACAAATTCAAGATTAGTATTCATCATAAGGAAATATTGAATTTGTGTTTGAATTTACTATTGAATGTTGTTAGTTTTGCGAGGGTTGAAGATGACAATGACGGGGTGGGTGTGGGGTGCTGTGAAAATGATGATGACGCCGAGGAGGGTTGAAGACGACGAACTGGGATAGGGTAAAGACGATGACTTGAGGTGAGGTGGGGGCGGGGTAAGGTGAAGACGATGACATGGGGTGAGGGTGGGGTGAAGACGATGACGCTAAGGGGACAGGTTgaagatttgcttcttttttctttaaattagaaattattataattaaaaattatattaataaaataatttaagtataagttttttagttaaaaaaataaaatattttttttcttcgattCACGTGCCCAAAGAGAGTGTAACGCACTCTCCTTGTCAAATCAGCATTTTGTGCCTGATAGATATTATTTTGAGCAGTTGAGGtgcctgataggtacaagccttagttacAGGGTCCAAGTGAATTTTCAAGACAATTTAAGTCCAGTCAATAACTTAAACCTTTTCATTATTatcaaatcataaaattaaatcaTATCACACCATGCAtaagaaacaatcaaaataaaaaggCAAAACCCATTGCTAGGCCCCTTAAGTACGCGtcatctttcacttaggcacctcaagtgaacgTCGCTCACTTTTGGCAtctcaagtagccataaagtgtgtcattttggcatcttttgctgaatcagcaaaatAATACTACGTGTGTGTGTTACATGCGCCAATAAGCTAGAAAATGACGAATAAAATGTGGACATGTgtcattttttatccaaataatttataaataattatttaaaataaaaaaatttccccTCCATCTAACCTACCCACCCCACTAGTCTTCTTCTTCAAATACCTCACCCACccgccacccccaccccacccaccccaccattcttcttcttcttcaaacaccccTCCCCCCACCCTTCACCCCTCTCCACTCCACCCCGCCAGATTTTTTGTCAAATAGCCCACCCACCCCGCCACCTCCACCCCACCAATCTTCTTCCCCTCTTTATCTTCTTTAAATACCCCGAACTTCCTCCCCATCCTCGCACCccagtcatctttaatttttttcatcgattttgcttctatttttaattcttcttctcTGATTTTACTTTAGATTTTCTTCACGAATTTAGCTTCATTTTTTTTCCAGATttgcttcatctatttttttcaatttttagtttttttaattgattttgtttgattttaatttttcttcacggatttagctttatttttcattttttcatcgatttgtcttcgatttttaatttttcttcactaattttgcttgatttttggattttcttcatgaatttagcttcattttttcgactttcttcattgatttttaattttgttattgattttgtttgatttcaatttttcttcatggatttagctttatttttcaaatttttcatcaatttttcttcgatttttaatttttcttcattgatttttcttattttttatgcttcgattttaaattgtttttattgattttgtttgattttaatttttcttcactgatttagcttaatttttcaatttttcttcatcgattttgtttgatttttagtttttcttcgttgatgttgcttattttttatttttcttcatcaattttgtcCTTAATGATTAAAGAAAAGGTGTTTATTATTTAATCTTCACGAACCTTTAAATGTGTATATAATTTCTCTCGATAATTTTTATtgttaaataaattaatattgacaaaaataacgaataaaaatgtgaaagaatTATAAATTAATGAACGTTGAGTTAATATACTGTTTTTGGCAAGTTGAACTCCTAAATgtgtatctaatttttaaatctcttccaataattttcaccattaaataagcttaagattgacaaaattaatggataaaaatgaagaaaatgtataaattaatgaCAATGAGTTAATATATTGTTGGTGGGCAAAATTGGGTGCCATATTAACCTGTGTAATATATGCATCTTGCCAACtcagcaaaaggtgccaaaatgacacTTTATAGCTACTTGAGTTGGCAAAAGTGAGTAGCGTCCACTTGAGGTACGAAAGATGACACGTATAACGATGGGTTTTGCCAAATAAAAATAAGGCCAAACCCATTGACAGGCCCTCAAACTTGTtcctaaaattcacttaggcccttaaactaaggcttgtacctatcagacccctacCCCTCCCCCGATTTGTTccaattgagaatttttttcCCAATCAGCTAATAGCTCAagtgtgtgtaatacacacgcGATGACGTGGAAAAAATAACCAATTGAAAGAAACGTGTGGTATTTTTTTGTAGTATCTGATTTTGCTCCTTTCCTatttaatactaataattttttaattaaaaaaagggaaaaaatcaaCCCCAACCACGCAGTTGTCTTCTTCACAAATTCCCTCCTCCGTcgtcttcacacacacacactgaaGCCATCGCCTTCACACACCCCCCTCCTCGTCGTCTTCACACACAGacatattaattttgtaaaaaaagaaggattttttttttcacatctttGATGTTGTTAATAATggtgaagaattttttttcacatctttGATGTTGTTAACAATggtgaagaattttttttcaccTCTTTGATGTTGTTGAcaatgatgaagaatgattacTCATTTTGTGATTAATGGAGTTTCTCTATTCTTTGATTTTGTCTTTAATGGAGTTTCTCTATTCTATGTGGATTTTGGTTTGAAGCTTTTCTTCAAATTGTTGGGCTCTAAATTTCTGAGaaacaaatgcaaaaaaaaattaatgtaactGATATTCTTTCGGTTAATTGTCAATAATGGGATAAAATAGATTAATTCTCTGttaatctttttctctattttcaatTGATTTAGTGGATAATATAATTCCATCTTCTTCTCCAATTAATGCTACAAAAAGGGGGTTGAAGTCGATGAAGAGGGGGTACGGGGAGGGTGGAGGGTTGAAGACGATGAGGAGGGGGTATGGAAGGGTGGGGGGTTGAAGACGGTAGTGGTGGGGGTGGTGAAGAAGACAATGACTTGGTTTGggggctttttttttttttttaattaaaatattagaataattaaaaataatattaataaaataatttaattaaaaactattatttattttattatttatgcgTTCAAgaagagtgtaacacactcttcttgtcaaattaatattttatatttgataagtATTAATTTTAGTACTTAATTATCTAAGAAGTATAGTTTAGAGACCTAATTAAATTTTAGAGATAAATTTGAGGCTGTCAATGAGTTCGACCTAAAAGTAAGTGTTAATATCTGTACTATACTGTACCATGGAAACATCATCCAAACAGAGGGTAAAAGAGGACTACCGTGGGAATTGGGGAAACATGCATATTTTTGGCGGACAGAGAGAGCTTTGTGAGATCTCTGTGTGTTTGTATTCGATGTTCGAGTAGAACGGAATAGATCGATGATGAGATGAATTTGGTTGGGAGAGATCGAATTGAATCATTTGTTTCCATTTTCGTTACTGTTCTTCCCCACGAGCTCTTCGCATTGCTTTACTCTTCCTCCACTTTTTTCTGTGTAAGCTTACATTAATCAATGAATTTCTCCTCGtaaacatctttttttttcttgcttaaataaacaaataaaggtTGGATTTTTGATATGCAGATATTGAGCGCATACTTTGTGGTTCTTCCTTTACGTGATGAAGGGGCTATTTCTTTGGGCTTGGGTAATCTGCCCAGCTTATTTGTCGGATCCTTGCTTCTCACACTCCTTGCCGCTCCTCTTTCTACCTTAATCTTTTCATTGCCTAATCTTTCCAAGTCCAAGGTAACTCCTCCTATGAATTAGTGTTTGATTAAGCATGAAGTAGTTGTCTTTTGGTGGTTTCCGTTTGATCACAATGGAGTTTTGTGTTATTCCTGTAAAATTGTTGTTTCATTTATGGATATAAATAATTAAGATTTTTAGCCTAGTTGGTGTCATTTGAGATTAATATTGTATTTATCTGCGACACCATATTGTCTGgctatatttataataatgagAAGAAAGAAAGTGCAAATCTTGATGCTCTACGACATAAGGATATCATATTATACAAACTCTTTTTGTTGTCTAATGCTGTGAATTAGGTTTAGCTTACTGCCTTCTTGTGTGTGAGACAGTGTGGAATGTTAGAAACTGGTTTAGGTTTGTTGTGGGTCTTTTTAAATGTCATCTGTAATGGTCGCTTCCTTAAATTCCAGGCTTTGGTCTTGATACACAGGTTTTTTGGGGTCACACTTATTGCATTCTACATCCTGTGGCTTTCCTCTACTCCCGGGAGTTCACCATTTAATGTCAAGGTACAAGGTCGCGATTAGGCAGCAACTTTTTGACGATGCAACTGTTATGATTAAAAAAATGCCAATAATGCAGGGACTCTTCTCTGTGTCCTCAACTTTAAAACAGGAACTAAAAGTGCAAGTGAGTCACACGAATGCTTCAAACTTGTCGAGTTGGAGCAACCATGGGTGGTTTTACGTGTCAGTGAGAATTGGCCTGTTTCTTTGGGTAAATGCTTTTGCTTTAATTCTCAACTATTACAATAACTTTGAATAGTAgttttttttgtcaattctttgATGTTTGTGTCCTGAATAAGGTTCTTGCTTAATTGTTTCTCAGGTTGCGTTGCTTAATCTTATTACCATATCGTCAACTTGGGCTAGAGTTATTGATGTGATGGATAGTGAGGTAATTCTTCCTCCAATTGATTCGATAATTTTAAACAAAGCTACAGAAGGGAAGTTCAAGGGGATTTAATAAGTGCCTTCGCTAAACACCATAGTAGATCAAGATATTGCTTTTACACTTTAGAGTAGCAATTTGAGATATAATTAACTTTCTTCCTGTATACAGTCAGGTTCAAGACTGTTTGGGTTTATTGGTGCTGGTGCTACACTTGGCCAGCTGTTTGGTTCATTATTTGCTACAGGAATGGCTTGGTTAGGACCGTGTGTGTATCTCTTTATGATTTTCTTGCTTCCTTATTCTTATTATTCTCTTTAGgctctattatttttctttccttagtaGTTCCCTTTTGGGTTTTGCAGATTTGCTTCTTGTTTCAGCAATTCTCATGGAACTTGCTGCGCAGTCATCAAAAGGAATCAAGAAAGATGTCTTACAACTTCCTGAAGAACTATCTTCCATCAGGTATCAATAGATTTTACTAGCAATAAAATTTTCCACTAGatgagattaggaaaagagaTATCTATTTGTACAATCAGCTCGCACAGCTCCCTCGATCGCTCTTTCTGCTCTCTCTCTCCTATTATCCTTAGGATGGTTATCTTAGGTTTCTTACCCCTGTTACTCCTAGTTTTCTGTTGCATTGGTGTTTCATTCTTCTCTGGGTGGTGAACTTTACTAGTCGAAGTTGTTTCTATGATAACACAATTTTGTCTAGTCTAGTTGTGTCCTGATGTAAATTCGATATAGATCTCTCTATTCCAGCTGCCTTCATTTTTTGATACACGGAGGTGTTTGATCTATCAGGAAATGCTTTTTATATGAACAAACTGGAAAAAGAGATAGGCATTGTATGCACAAGTTACCATGAAACTGATATCTTTATCTGTGCTCCATACAGTTTGATAGTCCAGGAGTATAACGAGGATGCCATTATTTAACTCCTTGAGAACACACCGTAGGAATGATTGTAAATCAGTCTGGAAATGTGCTTCCTCTACACTTTACCAATTGAATGCATCTCTCTTGACACTACTACCTCCCTCACAAATTAGATATTTTGACTAGCATGAAAGTTTTATTGGTTTAACTTTATTTATTGCAATCTCTATTCCATTTTATGTCACACATTTCCATTTTAGTTTGTCCCAAAAGAATGAAACCTTTTATATTgacaatttaactttaaactttCCATTTTACTGTTAATTAGATGATTTATAACCACACAAATGTCTGAAAAAGTTTTAAAAGCCAGTCTTTCTTTCATAAACTCCGTATCCAGTGAAGATACTAAACATCAATTGTGAGGGAGGAAGTATTACATATGTTATTCTAGGAAATAATATGTTTAATGTATAGCTGAAACGtgaaaaagtaggaagacctctTACTAAAAAGAAGATTTCACATAGAGACGGGCCCATTATCCACCGAGATTCAAACTGTGCACCTTTGTCCTGCAGGGATTTCTTGGTTatcaaacataaatatataaacaaaaagaAGATTTACATTGCGAAGTATAAAACTATTGGATACAATTAGTTTTGTagaaataattctttttaataTAGAGGAAGAATGAAGTCGAGTACACATACTAGCAATGGAAGAGAGGTACTTTATATGAACGTCCTTGCATgatttactttctctctctcctTCCTCACCCCACCCACCCAAAATGaaagaagaatattataataGAGTAATCTCTAATCTTTATCGTTTTTGTTTCTAGAGAAGCTGATTCCGATCAATCTAAAGAGGCCGAGAATGAGCCAGGACTCACACAGAGAACAACTTCCCCAAAATCGTCAGCTTCTGTAGCAAAACCTCAGTTCTGGGCTGTATTGGATGGGCTAAAGCTCATTCTATCTTCGACTTACTTGTTGCACGTAGCATTATTCCTTTGGCTGAGTGCAGTTGTGTCCTCCTTCTTTTACTTTCAGGTATGTCAAGAATTTACTTTGATTTAGTGATAGAATGGATCAAGATCTGTAATGTGGTGTATTAATGTGATTTACTGGTTCCACATAGATGGCCGCCTTTGTGAAAGACCAGCTTGTCAAACCTCTATATAATGGCAGTGTTTGTCTAAACATTTTATGGTTGTTATAGCAAGGTGTTGTTATATATGAATACTGACATTTGATGTTTAAATCTCATTTGGCTAttataaacaaaagtatgaaaaaaattagttaaatgaTTTTGTGTACTAAAAAATGGAATGTATTTGTTAACCAgtttaaccaaaaaaatagaaagagcATGAATGTAAAATGACACACAAATAGTGTTTTCTCGTGAAGTTATGACCATAACTGATGGatactatttaaatataatttttttccgtTTTAGATATTCGTATTTGAAATCTACTATGTGCATGACATTAATGATGATTACCatgaatatttaatattttattttatacatattatatttcttacaaaatacTACTGTACAATTTTTGATCATGGTTGTTATGGAATGGTTGTTATGGAGGGGGAATTTTACAAAGagtgtacaacaacaacatatgcaatgtattcccacaaagtggggtctggggagggtaaagtgtacgcagtccatactactacctcagatgaagtagagagactgttttcgagaTACCCtggctcaggacagataacaaatataacaaacaaaaaaatataaaagcataCATAACCAGGGATATCACACTGCTAGATAGTATAGAAAACAAGACACCGACAAAGTAATATTATAAACTAGCTTAtacgaaatcatagacatcactaaacaccatgaacaagaggctacaagacactaCAGACACTTATACAAACAGAGCACTCTTTCATATTGTTACGAACGTACTCCTACCTACTAACCCtataccctaatccgcgtcctctacagcttcctatcaagggtcatgccctccgtaagctgtaactgcccCATGTCCTGCCTattcacctctctccaatatttcttcgtcctacctctaccccgcctaaaactatCCATAGCAAGCCTCTCATACCTCCGAACTGGAGCATCCgcgtccctcctcatcacatgcccgaaccaacgCAACGTCACTTCTCGCTTCTTgtccttcaccgaagccactctcaccttctcctgaatagtctcatttctaaccctatctctTCCGGTAAGTtcacacatccatcacaacatccttatcttcgccaccttcaactttcggatgtgggagttcttaactggccaacactccgcttcatACAACATAGCCAGTCGGACTACCACTTTGTAGAATTTCCCTTTAAGCTTaagagacaccttcttatcacacaggaCTCCCGAGGCTAGCCTCCATTTAAACCACGCTGCATGACATCCTcttcaatctcaccattcccctgaatcatagacccaagatacttgaaactctccctcttctggatgGACTGAGAATCCAACTCCACATCCACGTTATCCTAATGCGACAAATCACTAGACTTACATTCCAAGTACCCCGTtttggtcctgctcaacctaaatcctttagactcaaaggTCTGTCTTCGaatctctaacttatcattaactcttcCCTAAGTCTCGTCAATCTGTACtacatcatcagcaaataacatacaccaaggcacctcctcTTGAATATGCTGCGTCAAAACATCTATCACCAAGGTAAATtaaaacgggctaagagtcgatccctggtgcaaaccTGTCAAAACAGGAAAGTACTCTGAATCTCCTCCTACCGTCCTCGCACAAGTCTTCGCACCATCGTACATGTCCTCAATCGACCTAGTATACTCCACGGGCTCctctctagcctccaagcacgtCCACAAAATATCCCTGGGAACTGTCAtgtgccttctcaagatcaataaacaccatgtgcaagtccttcttcctctccctaaactgctccactaatcttcTCACTAGGTGAATTACAAGGTGAATTACAAAGAGTGTACTACTATAATAAATGTCCTTGTTGTTATAGGTAGAATGCTGTTATGGAGGAGTAAAAAATCAGGCCGTTATAGTGAAATGGTGTTGTAACGAGGGGCCATTATAGAGAGGTTTGACTGTAGTTACTGCAACCTCACCCCAAGGTGAATTACAAAGTGTGTATTATTATAAATGCCATTGTTGTTATAGGTAGAATGCTGTTATGGAGTAGGAAAAAATCAGGCTGTTATAGTGAAATGTTGTTGTAACGAGGGGCCATTATAGAGAGGTTTGACTCTAGTTACTGCAGCCTCACCCCAAACCTTTGACTCTTTTGCAGAAAGTAACTGTTATTGCTGCTGCAGTAACCGATTCCACTGGTAGGAGGAGATTATTTGCACAGATCAATAGCTTTATTGCCATTTTTATCCTTGCTGGACAGCTAACTTTGACGGTATGGTATAAATGTATAACGTGCAAAAATTCAATTGCTAAGCTAATCCTTTTTCTCCCTCGTGTGTCTCTCTCATGGGAAGAGGGGAAGGGGTATTGAAAAGATATTCAATTTCTCCTTTCCGGTGGGGCCCTTTCCCGGACTCTACACATAGCAGGAGCttttgcctttttttattttttgtgaaaggGTATACAATCTCTCCATGCTACTTGAACAACTCTAATTTAAAACTTCTCTTATCTGCTCTCAAATATGATGGGGGCTCCGACTGGAGCCTTTGGTGAAGGTTCCAAATATCGTGTCATTTCGCACCACTTTCCTTATCTGAGTTCCATCAAAGAACATAAACTATATCTGTCACTtgaaggggtcgtttggtagtgtATTGAAaagctaatgcatgcattagtttaatgtgtactACTAGTACATTGTTTGGTTTATTTTTTccccctatgtataactaatgcttgcatcgTTAGTTATACaatctattgtgtattgaggtgtgtattactaatacctctccatggtattagcaatgcaatggatccaatgcatgcattaacttgaTTAAAGAtactattatccctcaaaaatTTTTCCGCATCCTTGGAGCGTAtttctgtaattttttatttttattttttttagaaattatatgattcatgttatttttaatacatcaaaccaaacactgcataagaaaaatacaagcataactagtGCAAACATAACTAACACAAACATCAcaaatacaccatattttgcattattcttatacattcGAACGACCCCGAAGCGTGTTAATTTCACGTTGGTAATGTCAGCTCCTAGTGAGTTAGTAGTGTATTTTGAAGGATCCACAAATAGTTCCCATGTATGCAAATTCAGATTATGTAGAATTTTAGGACAGTTTTATAAGTGAATCAGCTCCCTAGTGTCTTGAACTGCAGTTcttttcatctttcatttttctCTACATTCACTATATTTTACATGATTCAGTTTAATCATTACCTCCAGTACCACAAGTTTTAAAAAGTCTTTATTCACCACTTGGTTGCAGGGCCGCATCCTTACTTTTGCTGGTGTTACTCTAGCCATTTGCTCCGCACCTTTTGTTGCCTTCACAAATTTAATTGCTTTAGCAGTATGGCCTACCTGGATTGCAGTGGCCATCTCAGAAACCCTGAGGAAGGTATATGTTCTCTACACCTTTTTCCCAACCTCGAAAGAGAAGTAATAAAAACTAATGACAAGCAAAGTTGTAAAGGCTGAATGTTATTCAGGCATTTATACAACTTTTAGTTGGCAGAACACCTTTTTACCCCCTAAATTGGCACAATTTATTTTGTCCACACCTGAAATTTTTGTATTTCTCATTAACATTTCCCTATAGACCAATCTCACCTGATGGAGG
The Capsicum annuum cultivar UCD-10X-F1 chromosome 6, UCD10Xv1.1, whole genome shotgun sequence DNA segment above includes these coding regions:
- the LOC107873242 gene encoding uncharacterized protein LOC107873242 isoform X7; this encodes MNLVGRDRIESFVSIFVTVLPHELFALLYSSSTFFCILSAYFVVLPLRDEGAISLGLGNLPSLFVGSLLLTLLAAPLSTLIFSLPNLSKSKALVLIHRFFGVTLIAFYILWLSSTPGSSPFNVKELKVQVSHTNASNLSSWSNHGWFYVSVRIGLFLWVALLNLITISSTWARVIDVMDSEVQDCLGLLVLVLHLASCLVHYLLQEWLDLLLVSAILMELAAQSSKGIKKDVLQLPEELSSIREADSDQSKEAENEPGLTQRTTSPKSSASVAKPQFWAVLDGLKLILSSTYLLHVALFLWLSAVVSSFFYFQGRILTFAGVTLAICSAPFVAFTNLIALAVWPTWIAVAISETLRKVVTYVVTRPARELLFTVVSQDEKYKAKVCIDVIVQRLGDATAAAMYKLLFSTINGKASAVSLYALPVCLTWILTAFYLGHRYRQLSMAQPFLPAETCRRYGT
- the LOC107873242 gene encoding uncharacterized protein LOC107873242 isoform X2 gives rise to the protein MNLVGRDRIESFVSIFVTVLPHELFALLYSSSTFFCILSAYFVVLPLRDEGAISLGLGNLPSLFVGSLLLTLLAAPLSTLIFSLPNLSKSKALVLIHRFFGVTLIAFYILWLSSTPGSSPFNVKGLFSVSSTLKQELKVQVSHTNASNLSSWSNHGWFYVSVRIGLFLWVALLNLITISSTWARVIDVMDSEVQDCLGLLVLVLHLASCLVHYLLQEWLDLLLVSAILMELAAQSSKGIKKDVLQLPEELSSIREADSDQSKEAENEPGLTQRTTSPKSSASVAKPQFWAVLDGLKLILSSTYLLHVALFLWLSAVVSSFFYFQKVTVIAAAVTDSTGRRRLFAQINSFIAIFILAGQLTLTGRILTFAGVTLAICSAPFVAFTNLIALAVWPTWIAVAISETLRKVVTYVVTRPARELLFTVVSQDEKYKAKVCIDVIVQRLGDATAAAMYKLLFSTINGKASAVSLYALPVCLTWILTAFYLGHRYRQLSMAQPFLPAETCRRYGT
- the LOC107873242 gene encoding uncharacterized protein LOC107873242 isoform X4, producing MNLVGRDRIESFVSIFVTVLPHELFALLYSSSTFFCILSAYFVVLPLRDEGAISLGLGNLPSLFVGSLLLTLLAAPLSTLIFSLPNLSKSKALVLIHRFFGVTLIAFYILWLSSTPGSSPFNVKGLFSVSSTLKQELKVQVSHTNASNLSSWSNHGWFYVSVRIGLFLWVALLNLITISSTWARVIDVMDSESGSRLFGFIGAGATLGQLFGSLFATGMAWLGPYLLLVSAILMELAAQSSKGIKKDVLQLPEELSSIREADSDQSKEAENEPGLTQRTTSPKSSASVAKPQFWAVLDGLKLILSSTYLLHVALFLWLSAVVSSFFYFQGRILTFAGVTLAICSAPFVAFTNLIALAVWPTWIAVAISETLRKVVTYVVTRPARELLFTVVSQDEKYKAKVCIDVIVQRLGDATAAAMYKLLFSTINGKASAVSLYALPVCLTWILTAFYLGHRYRQLSMAQPFLPAETCRRYGT
- the LOC107873242 gene encoding uncharacterized protein LOC107873242 isoform X1; protein product: MNLVGRDRIESFVSIFVTVLPHELFALLYSSSTFFCILSAYFVVLPLRDEGAISLGLGNLPSLFVGSLLLTLLAAPLSTLIFSLPNLSKSKALVLIHRFFGVTLIAFYILWLSSTPGSSPFNVKGLFSVSSTLKQELKVQVSHTNASNLSSWSNHGWFYVSVRIGLFLWVALLNLITISSTWARVIDVMDSESGSRLFGFIGAGATLGQLFGSLFATGMAWLGPYLLLVSAILMELAAQSSKGIKKDVLQLPEELSSIREADSDQSKEAENEPGLTQRTTSPKSSASVAKPQFWAVLDGLKLILSSTYLLHVALFLWLSAVVSSFFYFQKVTVIAAAVTDSTGRRRLFAQINSFIAIFILAGQLTLTGRILTFAGVTLAICSAPFVAFTNLIALAVWPTWIAVAISETLRKVVTYVVTRPARELLFTVVSQDEKYKAKVCIDVIVQRLGDATAAAMYKLLFSTINGKASAVSLYALPVCLTWILTAFYLGHRYRQLSMAQPFLPAETCRRYGT
- the LOC107873242 gene encoding uncharacterized protein LOC107873242 isoform X6, which produces MNLVGRDRIESFVSIFVTVLPHELFALLYSSSTFFCILSAYFVVLPLRDEGAISLGLGNLPSLFVGSLLLTLLAAPLSTLIFSLPNLSKSKALVLIHRFFGVTLIAFYILWLSSTPGSSPFNVKELKVQVSHTNASNLSSWSNHGWFYVSVRIGLFLWVALLNLITISSTWARVIDVMDSESGSRLFGFIGAGATLGQLFGSLFATGMAWLGPYLLLVSAILMELAAQSSKGIKKDVLQLPEELSSIREADSDQSKEAENEPGLTQRTTSPKSSASVAKPQFWAVLDGLKLILSSTYLLHVALFLWLSAVVSSFFYFQGRILTFAGVTLAICSAPFVAFTNLIALAVWPTWIAVAISETLRKVVTYVVTRPARELLFTVVSQDEKYKAKVCIDVIVQRLGDATAAAMYKLLFSTINGKASAVSLYALPVCLTWILTAFYLGHRYRQLSMAQPFLPAETCRRYGT
- the LOC107873242 gene encoding uncharacterized protein LOC107873242 isoform X9, translating into MNLVGRDRIESFVSIFVTVLPHELFALLYSSSTFFCILSAYFVVLPLRDEGAISLGLGNLPSLFVGSLLLTLLAAPLSTLIFSLPNLSKSKALVLIHRFFGVTLIAFYILWLSSTPGSSPFNVKGLFSVSSTLKQELKVQVSHTNASNLSSWSNHGWFYVSVRIGLFLWVALLNLITISSTWARVIDVMDSESGSRLFGFIGAGATLGQLFGSLFATGMAWLGPYLLLVSAILMELAAQSSKGIKKDVLQLPEELSSIREADSDQSKEAENEPGLTQRTTSPKSSASVAKPQFWAVLDGLKLILSSTYLLHVALFLWLSAVVSSFFYFQKVTVIAAAVTDSTGRRRLFAQINSFIAIFILAGQLTLTGRILTFAGVTLAICSAPFVAFTNLIALAVWPTWIAVAISETLRKGARCFTIALPFWLRSLGRMCLCH
- the LOC107873242 gene encoding uncharacterized protein LOC107873242 isoform X8, with the translated sequence MNLVGRDRIESFVSIFVTVLPHELFALLYSSSTFFCILSAYFVVLPLRDEGAISLGLGNLPSLFVGSLLLTLLAAPLSTLIFSLPNLSKSKALVLIHRFFGVTLIAFYILWLSSTPGSSPFNVKELKVQVSHTNASNLSSWSNHGWFYVSVRIGLFLWVALLNLITISSTWARVIDVMDSESGSRLFGFIGAGATLGQLFGSLFATGMAWLGPYLLLVSAILMELAAQSSKGIKKDVLQLPEELSSIREADSDQSKEAENEPGLTQRTTSPKSSASVAKPQFWAVLDGLKLILSSTYLLHVALFLWLSAVVSSFFYFQKVTVIAAAVTDSTGRRRLFAQINSFIAIFILAGQLTLTVVTYVVTRPARELLFTVVSQDEKYKAKVCIDVIVQRLGDATAAAMYKLLFSTINGKASAVSLYALPVCLTWILTAFYLGHRYRQLSMAQPFLPAETCRRYGT
- the LOC107873242 gene encoding uncharacterized protein LOC107873242 isoform X3, with translation MNLVGRDRIESFVSIFVTVLPHELFALLYSSSTFFCILSAYFVVLPLRDEGAISLGLGNLPSLFVGSLLLTLLAAPLSTLIFSLPNLSKSKALVLIHRFFGVTLIAFYILWLSSTPGSSPFNVKELKVQVSHTNASNLSSWSNHGWFYVSVRIGLFLWVALLNLITISSTWARVIDVMDSESGSRLFGFIGAGATLGQLFGSLFATGMAWLGPYLLLVSAILMELAAQSSKGIKKDVLQLPEELSSIREADSDQSKEAENEPGLTQRTTSPKSSASVAKPQFWAVLDGLKLILSSTYLLHVALFLWLSAVVSSFFYFQKVTVIAAAVTDSTGRRRLFAQINSFIAIFILAGQLTLTGRILTFAGVTLAICSAPFVAFTNLIALAVWPTWIAVAISETLRKVVTYVVTRPARELLFTVVSQDEKYKAKVCIDVIVQRLGDATAAAMYKLLFSTINGKASAVSLYALPVCLTWILTAFYLGHRYRQLSMAQPFLPAETCRRYGT